CTAGTATTGGAGTTACATCTGTTGCTAAAAGTTCTAGAGCAGAGTCTGATTTCTTAGATCtgaaagtgttacttttaacaactttccatatcagcttactgtttttgccggctttttgtatttgaactttgtcatattgggtttttattttttttcaataggttATTACAGAAATTCCTGTAGCGTTTGTAAGTAATGGAAAGCATCTCGTTATCAGGTGCAAGTTTTAGCTTTTGGTGAAGTTTATCCCTATGTCTAATGCAACGGAGAAGGCCAGGCGTAATCCACGGCttaatattgctgtattttctaggtatcattttgttagaggtattattactaattaaagtttgtaatgaacCAACAAAATACTGCAAACTAATATTTGGATCACTAGAACTGTAAACGCGGTCAAGATTTAAGTCGCGTATGTCGTTTTCAAGTgtcgtcatgtttaattttgttatgctacGCATGCAGTTTTTTCTAGGTAACGAGGtttgtaatgttagtaatattgcTTGGTGGTCAGTAAGCGATGAATtcgtaatataagtttttgatggtaatttagactttataaatatgtgatctAAGCATGAACCACTTTGGTGTGTAgggtaatcatgagctggccaTAGTCCATGGAATGTACAGATATTGAGGTAGTTATGTGCATGAGTGTTAATTTTCCcagaaacaatgtttatgtttatgtcgcctaaaagtatgatattattataagacgaaagctgttctaagattatactaagcgagtttaaaaaagtatctaCATTTTGAGATGGTGGCCTATATATAGCCAATGCTACTAtgtttaggttaattttaatcaagaggCTATTACAGCCTTGGAATAAGGGTTCTTCTACTGCtacttttagggtatttttaatatatataaccaggccatcattttgattgacatttatcgcggttttatacatagtataaccaTCTAGCAATGGCAAATTATCTACTTGTTTTGATAACCAACATTCTGTAAGTACTATGATGTCACAACTTATATCAAGGTTCTGTAGAAGAACTTCAAACCCACTAAAATTTCGGCAAATACTACGAATATTCTGAGTTAGGaaagttagtagtttttcaCCAGTAGGAATATTCTTTTTGCAGTTTTCGACATTGCAGATTATTgcttcagatacggaaaaatgatcaatttcgcttaagagattatttatcattgcgttaagatgtaaataagttaatacaaaagagaagtaaaatctagtgtttaagtgctacttacaagtaaaataatcggCGCTCTTTAAGATCAAGATTGTTCAATGTACTGTTCTGATCAGTGAAAGCGTTGGTTATTTATCTTTCAGACCATTGCTCACAATTTGGGCAAGTTCATCATGACGTTCCTGTATTTGGGTTACAATATGTTCACGTTGTATCTGATTTGCCGATGGTGCGAGGAAGTCACTGTGCAGGTACCTACTTTTGTAGTACATTTAGTTGCTATAAAGTCTACAAGCAGAAGGTAAACATCGATGACACTTATATTAACCTGACTGTTGTGTTCATGATGCTCACGTATCCTGGCATTGGTTTATGATATCCCAAAGCCGGCGAAAGGGTTTtcacatgttaaaaaaaacatagaaaaaaccAAGTGTCTgcgcatggatttgtatgcaagCTGGTTTGATCCTAAGGCAGGCAACGTGACTTTTTTAAGTAGTCACATggactttcttaattattctaagacaccagtGACAAAtaatgaaggaaaacatcgtgaggttCTTATACCAGCTTCACCTTCACCGTCTTATCCCAGCTGTGGGACGTATGTACTCTGGAATTGTTGAGAAAAAATAAGTTACGGAATCAAAAGTTTACCTAGTCTAGTCCGTGATTTGCATTGTAAAAATACAGGTAACAAAATTAGGTCCAATACGAGACAGTTGCGCTTCGCAAGTACGGTAGCGAGCGCTTAAATTTGTTGATCCGATCATCTGCATTGCAAATGCTAGGAACATTCAACTACGAGAGAAAGCCATTGCAGATGCAGATGCCGCCTAATgttaattgtatgtatgtatgtggaCCGTCACTCGAGCATTGTCTATGTGTTTACCTTTGCATACACTTACGGTATAGGCACACTTGggaattaatgaaaatgttcgTCTTTTGACGTTTTGCGAAAATTAGGCAAAGgtcaggaaaaaatacaaatttggtGCATTTCACCATGTAGAAGGCAACTTGAAATGCCAGCATCAATATTTGCATATAAGCTTTGCAGGACTATCTGATCGTCGATCCGTGTAATCATCTTAAAGTGGAAAAGAAACTAActtagcataaaaaaaacgaaaagacTTCCTCTGTTCCTTCCCATTCTGaacagtttattaatttttcaccATTTCACCAGcctattaatatttcttttttttacaacagTTTTCCTCTCTTAATTCGATGTAGAGTCAGCGTATCGGCGAGGCAGCATATTTTTCTGGTTGGGAGAGTGGAATCTCTCAAGTGCCGGGAGTGCGAGCTACCATGATCTTAGTGATAGCAAGAGCCAACAAACCCGTCGTGTTCTTAGCAGGAGGGATGTATACTCTGTCGCTATCCTCTTTCACAAATGTAGGTGGTAACTGTTTCACTATTTATGCACAAGATATTGTTGGAACACTTACTGCGAGCTTTTAGACTTATCGGTATTTGAAACCGAGAAGCCTGTTAAAGCTGCACGTAAAGGCTTTGCTTCCACAATCTCAACAtttgaaattagttttaaaaggttGTAGTACAGGCACTACATGATGTTTACCGCATCTCATAAGCTGTTTCCCAGTTAACTTTTATGAGGTActcacataaattatatttaattttccagTTGGTGAAAGCATCTTACAGCGCTCTTAACATACTGTTGAGAATGAGCCATGAATAATTCACGAGGtatatgatattaaaacataattcatttattttcatcgtacctaaataaactttattgcacaataaaattactagaataaactgaaatataaacatCATACCTTGCATGGCCATCATGCCATCATAtgtggtttaataaaaaaaaaaacctttatctGCGATCCACTTCATGCTTAAtatcaaacttaaaataaacattccaCAAAATGGAGAAAATATTCTATAAATCAGGTCTTTCAAAAAATTAGACCTACCTTTAGTTTTCACAAATTGCTTGTCTAATAACTTTTGAACATATTACGATACTTTGTCCATGTATAACTACACTACacttacaacaacaaaaacgatACCTGAcgatatacaaatatataaatgtcGGTTAAACAAAGAACTTAAAAAGGTATTAGCAATAACAATTCTAGTTGAGTAGTGAATAAGGCTTTGTGGGCACCGGTGATACGCGTTTAGCATGACAATGGCTCGAGTGCTTGCCGTCAACGCCAGAACGACGAGATATTCTGCGAGAATTGAGAATTACTAAGCTGTTGCTTGgataaataaatgagaatacTTTGGAATTGTGTTATTggattatttttgtagagttgcatttgtttttaatagagcTCCTGATGTCTTCATAAGGGATTGGTGTGAAGTTTCTCTTGATAAACTGACTGAGTTATCCGAGAAACAATGggtaacataaaaaacaaaactccaATCTACAGCCTTTTTAAGATTAGGCAATTACTTACGTTATATCAATTGACAAATTTAGTTTACTGCTATTCGAACTAGCTTTCGataaatagtttgttatttTCAGAAGCTCTAATTAGAAAGCTATTTCCCCAAAACGGATAGGAATATCGCGTTTTGGggaaatccaaaaaaaaaacgaaacataCAGTAAATCGTATGGACATTGACGAATATCCTAATCGTTTTCTCATTCAGTCTATACCTGATAAATACTGCAAAtggcattatttaatttatagtgcTCATATTAAAGTAGAGAAAcgactttaaaagaaaacagtatTATCGAATACAGCAccccaaaaatattataaaattattttccttgGCTTTTACCTGGTATCATGGCCATTTAGTTGCCTGATCCATCATGACTCCATCCCAAATATTATATAGGCCAGTATCTATGAGACACTTATACGTTACGTGATCAAATATTCAGGCCTCCTACTTTCCCCACGAGCGAGTGACGTCACCGTCGCGTGCATTATTAATACAAGGTATTACAAAGATATGTTCTCATCGGGAAAGCCTGTAATTATATTTGCTGGTGGACACTGAACAGTAATAATCGATATCGGAATATGAATGTAGAGTTGTTGCATTGGCTTTATGTGAAGCTTTTGTTTAGGTGGACAGTTGTTTTTTCAGGATGGATGGAACTTCTTTAAAGTTTCGGTACCCAATAGGTTATATCGAAAcgtctgtatctcatgaactgtgataggtacccaaacagttgaaattttgacaggCGATGGATTTTTGTAATGCCATAATGCCCAAATTAAGAAGAGctaaaatcatatattttaaagtactgtacttgtaaaaatataagtaattttctgaaagcaatttacaaattaaacaagTCGATgtccttttattttcattgtaataCTCCAATCTCAcagataacataaaaaaactctACGTAGCCGTTCAATAAACTGAAGAAGAAATTAGTCTGTGCCTCCGTCGTGTTTCTAAACCTTTGTTCgagttttatattgttaaaagttttccCGAAGTTTTATATCTAACGACGTAAGTAGGACGGTGCCCATCGTTTCCAAGAAAACGATATTTCCAAGTTTCTCAGGAACAATACAAATCTAAAGAAAATCACTTCAAGTGTATTGAAACAAAAAGGGATGCTAAGTCGTGATGTTTAGTATTCCCTGCAATATTTATCATCAAATTTTTATCTCATGGGCTCTAAAGTTCACTGgatttagcattttttttaaataaagttagcCTAGCTGATATCGGTGATATAAGAAGCCATCCTCAAATTACTTATATAGGTTAGGCAAAAGTATCTAAAAatctacaaacatttaaaaattgccACATGGCCACATCTTCAAATCCAATATCGTTAAATCAGTACTAATGCCATTATGGATCCAAGATGATACAAAACACAGCGCAAAGCGGCATCTTCCTTCTACAACACCTGAAGGTGTGTTTTAAGAAATCATACAGCTAGGTACAGGTCACCGTGGCTTGCAAAGAATCAAAGGTTAAACTTGCAATATTCTATTACATTAGTTTTCCTTTTACGAGGCGTAAATACATGAACACATGTGGCGACAAACTTGTTTCTCTTAATTGGACATTATTCGAAACTGTGGCTTCTAATGAGGGTCTCCTAATTGGGTAATTTAATAACACTGGATATACAGCTGAGGACAAGcctagttatttatattgaagaCTTGTTTTATAGGTGATTTGCAAGATGAGGTTAGGTACTCTTACTTAccagaaaaaatgtttttattttataaacttacttgctgttgcccgcgattacatccacgtggttaaaagatatttgtttagaatttttgttgttttacacaatttttcaattttcctaCGGGAACTACTTAAGAAATCGGGAttaaaggtagcctatgttcttttctaGATCAAAGGTTATATGAAtgccaaattttatcaaatccgtatagccgtttttgcgtgattaagtaacaaacatccaaacatccacactttcacattgataaatattagttAGGATAAAAAGCCGGTCAAATAGAAGTCAAACTCATGATACAGAggcttaaaagaaaaaaggaagttaaatgacaaatatttgtcaccCACCATCAAATTTTTGACCGTAATAGCGGTGCTTAACCTTGATCTATGCTACAGAACCCTACAAACGGCTGACAATAGCTGGTCATTCGCCATTTGCCTACTGATAATATGCAAAGGTCGTATATATAATGATAGGATATGTGTTATTAAAGGTAAGTATTGGGCTCACagatgtgaaaaaatatatctgaattCACCATTCAACTCTTGAGATCAACAAGTCTAATAACGTCCTATAAAATTAGAAAGCCGTAGATCGAATATAAACTTCTTGGTTAACCTATTTGagtttatagttttcttttatcatAAAGGTTATTGCACAATATTggtttctgaaatattttcctCGTTGCAAGGTAACGCAGAGTTCTAAAGAAATCCCTTTCTGAATTGTTTCTTGGAAGCGCTAccaagaatttatattttttgataaatgatttaataaaacttcaatGGTTTCCGGTTGAAATTCGCAAAAGAATATCCGATACAGTTtcctaattttattatgtacaaaAGGTTTGAATTTTTACCAAATAAGGAAATCAAGTTAACAATTCTCCAACAttcaataattttgtaagtatGATGTGGccagaaatattttgttaaataaaaaccatttgcGTCGCATAACACAGTACCCAAAtagacaaaaaagtttttagagTCTCTAAATAACCACTTCCAATCTATTCCTACTTCTTCCTCCTTCCTTACTTCCTTCTTCCTCTACTTCTactctatttttttaagaaaaagaaacaatttaccCAATTATTTTCGCGAAGTAATCAATgtagtcaattttttttttgagaaaattgaTAATTTCCACACGCAGATGCAATTGACTCTTCCGGACTTCATTTTTCCAAGTGACAAGAGTTCCCCCTAACCAAGATTTTCGGTTAATTCCAATTTGCCTTTGCAAAGTCCCAAGAATGTAGACAAACATTTATAACCATCAAGTTTAGACATCAGGGCCTTTGTAAGACCCTCCATATATTAATACCAGGGTCACTTTGTTGGCAACGATCGTGATGTTAGACCAAAGTTATCGAGTTTTGTTTAAGCACACACCAAACTACTGAACCATTCCCTTTGTAGTTCAGTGACATCAATATTTGAATATGAGAGTTAAGGtggacgggcctgttggtctagtggttagtgaccctgactgctataccggaggtcgtgggttcgattcccgcccaggacaaatgttgtgtgatgagcatgatcatttgttctggtgtctgggtgtaatttatctataatatgtatgtatttagaaatatataagtaaatttaacagttgtctggttaccataacacaagctctgcttagcttgggatcagataaccgtgtgtgagttgtcccaggatattattaaaaaggtttattaggCAAATATTTTCTTGGATACCTCATATCTTTCGTCAAAGATTACTGATAAGAAAATGAGTCAGAAATGAATTTGATGGAAAACCATGCTGCGTTCTTTGTtcgtttgatatttaaattatatttttttagagtcAAGGTTATTAAATCATACTCGGTGCAAAAGCCTAGAGTACTTGGAGAAACCAAAAAATACACATGGTGGTTATTGTTCTCTTAAAGccaatattctaaaataaaaagattctTGAAGCATATGACTCTACATTATTTGTGTCTGGAAAGAAAAAACTATTCAACAGGTATTATCGATTTATAATATCTTCTCTTCTCTTTATCGACTTCTACTACCATCAGAAAAGTATCGAAAATAccaaaaaattgttaaaatcgTACACTTAACAGTCACCTATGTATAAACTTTGTAACAGTACACTTACCTATACATATGCATCGTATTTCAGGTAGAGATCTTAGCCACATGTATCTCGTCACTGTAGCTCTGCTCACGACGTATCAACCGCTTCGGTTTCTAACGAACATCGTAATCCGACATTAACATGTGAATGACAGATTTGATGATGGTTAGTTTATCTGTAGCTGTTAATGTTCTTACTatctttatataaatgtttctaCTGAACGTCTGCATGATACAGAACTCCTCCTAATTTACGGAACGGATtcgaattattaattatttttgaatgcgTTAGGGTGGCATTTTGGATggtttaaaaacacatttttattagttggtaatttgaaaaaaaaaaacttaagttgttatcttcttctaatatataaaattcccgtgtcacgatgttagttaccgtactcctccgaaacggttcgaccgatttaaacggttcgaccgatttttatgaaagtttgtATACATactgggtaggtctgagaatagaacaacatctattttttatacctcTAAGTGTTAAGGGCTGCTTacactaaaaaagaaaattttttggacgaaattgattgattttattttttatagtgcTTTAAAGATACATAGGTCAGCTAGTATACTACATTAGTCTTCTCATTCATACTTTGTCTCATAACATAATAGCTTGAAATATCATGCAGAATAACGTTTGTGGGATCCGCTAGTCGTTATGTAAGacgttaaaaactttttcgataACAATTACTCTATATTTGCATGTTTATTATTGCACATCACGAAAAGgttgttctttttattatagaatattaaaatattatttgttctgttAAAGCTTATACGCGTAAAGTTTAAAGCGATTCAAAATATAGAAACagtaataagaatatttattatcgATTATTTAAATCACGAAACATTAAGCAgcatattaaaactaaacatttttgttcaatGTACGTTATAGCCGACATCTTCggaatatattatataattttagcaAAAGAATTGGTGATTCATGACAGCAAGGAAGCGCTTATAGATTCCAAACAATTCGCAGACAAAGAATAGATCACATGTCATATTAATAGATATGTATTtagcatatttttaaagaaactcTACTAATGGAGCCACTTGAcgtaaacaataacaattataatatcatattataatgttaattcaCGCGTATTGTTATAAACCATTATGCTGTATGAAATACATTGAGTAGGCAGGTTGAAAAATTAGCCAAAATGTCTGAATACCAATTATAAATAGTGGGAACATGAAATGAGTCTCAAAGTTGTTGGAGACAGGGAAGAGTACGGACCTGATCAGCTCGAGACTACTTCTGCTCAAGAGTAATCTAAGAATATCTGGAAGAAAATGTATCTACCAGGGCTACTTCTTGCGTTCTCTTATTTGCAAGTgagtttatttttctacattttagGGCCACAaagtttacaatttttatttttttaaataaaaattgcaaactTAACAACTAGCTAGGTATAGTTGAAGTTAGTTTGATATACACACAATAGCAACATAGAAGCTGTAGTGTAAAATGAGCCGGATAAGACTCTACATTGGGCTGACTCTACACTCTACttctacaattaataaaaagaaaattttacagaGAGGgctgtaaaattttctttttattaattaattaattttgaacatttAGTTGAAGTTCCGGCTGCTGGATATTGACCTTACTGGAATAAGCTTTTTATATCATACACCTAGTTCGCATATCTACAGTTTAATCCCAATGTAGAGTCTTATCCGGCTCATTTTACACTACAGCTTCTATGTTGCTGTTGTGTGTGTATCAAACTAACTTCAACTATACCTAGCTGGTTGTTATCATAGTATATCTACGTTGGTATCAGACATTTGATTTATAGTTGACGCGATGCGAACCGGATCCTTCGCTTATGATCGCGACATTTGGCACAGGCGTCATCGTTTGTTTTTGATTGATACACAACATGTAGTTATTAGCTTTTATCATTTACTTATACCGACATCGTTTAATTCGTGGTTAATTTGTGTTTCCTTCGTATTTTGTTCGTTCGCAATTTTGAACTATTGTATCCTTTaagttgttttggttttttgcGATCAGTTCACAAgatggtttcttaggtttacgcgaatattagacaatgaaataaaatttacggATTTTcttgcggtttaattttagattttagttccggACGTTTCGTTAAGAAGATAAGAGatcctttaataaatataaaattttcgaattatatacaaaaaatgtgTAACTACTGTTCTGTGTGTAACgtattaataaagtatttatccATTTCAGTCAGCTCAAGGACCAAACGATGTGTATGTCCGCAAAGGCTCTCTCGAGAGCTTGGCTGCTGACCTCAAAGCCACCTCTCCAAACTTAAACCTGGAAGTCTTCAAAGATTCTGCCATTTACCGAGAGGGCAACATGGGATACTATCTATCAGAGAACCTTCGCGAATTTGTATCTGGAGGTGACGTACAGCCTACTGAGCGTGGAATTATCATCACCATCACTTTCGATCCTCCTAAAACGGCTGAAGATGAGACTACATACGACCAGCATCTGGAACATATAGTCCACCTTCTTCGGCAAGCTGGAGTCGAACAAAGCCTGGTCTCAGAAGACGAGTCTTACATTAAACCCATGCTTGAATATTACAATAGTCTCCAGACCACATCTGCTTAAagaaaattagattaaaaaaaacttgagaaTTATTACCACAACCGATACTGTTagaatcaaattcaattttaattgttacttCTTGCACTGGCTGCGGTTGCACTTTTCTGTCCTTGTTGTTATCTTGcatttgttgataaatataGCCTTCTATTAAACTTGGTGATATTATTTAAGCTTAAAATCCTGTTACCCTTACCCCTTCATATCTACAAGTTTCTGTgggaaaactaataaatacttataaaattcattcaatcttcccatataaaattaacaacagCTCCTTAAAGGCATATGACTGATCATATGCCAGAAGAGCATAATTTTTTCTTGAAAAGATTTAATACCTATTACATTTATACGAGTTCCGTTCTAAgaaatgtaacatttaaattacatgtaCAAATACACCAAGAATCGCATTTctgcatcacacaaatgcttgtccgatGCAAGGATCAAACCCGCGAAACGTCGAGCTCAGTTTAACGTTCCGAAAAATCGTTGTAAATTTTTCAGttctttctaaattatttacaatataagtacttacaaggcgctggagaacatatggagaggcttatgtccagcagtggacagctgaGATGATGATAAGTATTTACTATTGTTACCTTTGAGAGAGTCTGAACAAAGTTTGTTTAACACACTGTAGCTACTCGTATTTGTGAATACCTATTCATTTCGGTTAGGATCAAGCGTGTCGCGTGGCCCATTATTCGGTCATACACCAACATTTCGAGGTGCGGTTTATTGTAACAATGCTCTATTAGTGATGGTCGCCTGTTCTGCTGCTGAATCTGCTTACTCATGCCCCGTGATATCATCTGCCATCTGCTCAACTACATTTTATAATTCGTTAATTTTGGGATCATGATTAACAATTGCAAAAAGTCCTTCTGTCTTGTTTAATTTACAGTATTATATTCAAACGACAACGagttaattattttgtgccgttaattaatcaatcaatatcACCTTTCGAGGTCCACTGCTGAGAAAAGTCCTCCCCCCATTACCGCCACAACACCCGCATCTCCGTGTACCATGtcactaaattttaaattaatctagTCTACCTAGTTCTTTTGCTCTTTAGTTCACAGTGCATTCTCAACATATATTATTCTAAATTCTTTATATCACTTGTTGTAAATTAATGCTTCCTTCACCTAAACatagaataaaatacatacacgAAAGCGTAACGAATGTCGGTGTCAATGCGCAAATTACTTGTAACACGTAAGCatccaattttaaaacaaaagaagcaaTTACAGAACACACAGTCATGTTAATGAGTAGCAAAATGTCGCCGAAATACATTgcttttaattgaaatagaCGGCCCTGAGTTAAGATGAGACCATCCACAAAATACACatgtctatttaaaatatatgaacgAATGCATTGTAATATTTGCGTGCGAACTTGCGAAGCAAGATATAGGTTAGGTATGTATGCGTCAATCACACGAAGTGTGCTGTAGACTTGTTATGCTAAGTCCACAACTACAGAATCCACATACGTCGGGTTGAAACTGAAATTGTGACGTAGAGAAATGTCACCTGCAGCTAATTTGTCACAAATAGCGTCGCCCACAGTAACCTCAGTGGGAGCGAGAATGGAGTTAATTGGCGCCCAGTGCTCGCAGCTAGCTCGGACAATTGTTCACGCATTCAATCGCTGAATGAAACAGATTTGTACTACAAGAATGTTTCTTTAACATTGCAAGCTAAGAGTATTGAGTCTGAGACtacttatattttcttttaataaagttgCGCTTAATAGAACAGGATATAGACTATTCGAGttgttttcaaattttgttgtattttgttgaGTATTTTGCGAGTACTTTGAAGTTTGTGGAGTTATGTTGGGCAGCGTGTAGGCCCGGCTTAATATGGTACACGTACAATGTATTGTGGGACTGTGTATGGAACAAGCGTCGCCCGTTCCACGTGACTGAAATATTTATCAAGCACACATTCATAACATTAGGAATTTACTGCAAAAGTATtgcatgttttaaataaatctgcttATGCATTTATGTCCGTTGGTAAGATATTTGGGAAGCTATGAAGCATTTACATCCCATCATTTTTGCTTCCTTTAATTTCTTGCCGCAGAAAAcagtttttcgttttttttttcctattttacaCGAAACGTATGAGTTTTTGTATAGTCTTGTGTAAATATATTGCGTCTCTAAAGACAAGGCAGCTAACACATAAGTTTatcgtcaaaataaataacacattttgtAAAACATACTGTTGTTGTGCACTATCGGTTCAATTAGCAGTGCAAAAGTTCATGCACTTGACATTTATCGCAGAATTCTTATCAATATTGACTACAAATTTGCAATAATTGTCACAGTGGAAGGAAACGACTCATCGATTATATTGAATCTAAATAAAAGGAAAGTAAATTACATCTAACACAAAACAATCGGAAGTTCACGTGCACATACACAGATGTAACGGAGCTATACGCTAGgcgataataaaacaaaaacaggcGCTCGCCCTTTGTTTACAAATGACGCATGAGGC
This region of Trichoplusia ni isolate ovarian cell line Hi5 chromosome 14, tn1, whole genome shotgun sequence genomic DNA includes:
- the LOC113500643 gene encoding uncharacterized protein LOC113500643 — translated: MYLPGLLLAFSYLQSAQGPNDVYVRKGSLESLAADLKATSPNLNLEVFKDSAIYREGNMGYYLSENLREFVSGGDVQPTERGIIITITFDPPKTAEDETTYDQHLEHIVHLLRQAGVEQSLVSEDESYIKPMLEYYNSLQTTSA